atatatatatatcaatgcaTCTGACTATCTAATGCATAAATAATCCTGACCAGACTTTTATGAAAAGTTAACAAAACCCCTTTTCACTATCAAACTTCTATTTTATGAATAGAATGTATAAATTTTAAGTGAGCAGATACCTTATTAGGGATGATCAAAACTAAAGAGCAAACTACAAACCCCCAAAAGGCCAAACCAAGTGAGAACAATGTTGATGATATTCAGTGCTGGTTATGTTGCCCTCTTGCAAAATGACAAGCAAAATCATACTTGTTTTTACATTTGCATCCACATATATTACACTGAAAAGGATTTTCATACCCATGGCATCCCATGTGAATAGTGTAAAGGATATTGTCTGCAAAGTACATATCACAGTGCTGGCAGTGGTGTAGAAGCTGAGGATCCTGGACCGGCAGGGTTGGAGCTGGAGTGCTTGGCTGGCTGTTTCCTATGCTGGGGGTACTGGTGTGGGCACTTGGTTCACTGCTTGGCCCTGCCACTGGACTGTAGTTCCTCTGACTATGTGATGGCCGAGGTTCTGGACTGGTGGGGGAGGAGCTCTGAGGAATACTTGCTGACACAGCAGAGACTACTGCCTGGGCAGAGGGCTGCTGAATCATGAAAGGCTTTTCATCAGGGCAGGGAACTACATCAGGGGAAGCAGGGTTTTGGTTTTCTGGTGGTAAGCTGGACAGCTGTCCTGCTAAAGTAGAAAGCTGATTCAAAGGGTTGTCAACCATGAGTTCTTGGGGATCCCGTGGCAGGCCACCAGTTGGTGTAGTTTTAGCCATGGTTTCGTAGGAATCAGTCTGAATATTTGGGATTTCGTGAGTGAAGTCATTAAGGTAGTCTGGTTTCTGGACCACCATGGAAGGTGGACTTAAGTTGATTAGTGCTCTTCTGCTATACCCCagattgcttgttttcttttgtaaaactCCCCACATTTTCTTGCTGCTTAAGGAAGACCTGGTACCTTTAATTGGTACCATTTTGTGTTTGCGCCTTCGATGATGGGACAGGTTACTTCGGTCACTGCAGCGGAAGGAACATAATTCACATTTGTATGGTTTCTCCCCAGTATGAGAACGCATGTGGGCTTCCAGATGGCGCTCATAAGCAGATGCAAATGGACATAAGTGACACCTGTGAGGTTTCTCACCTGTGTAGGGGAGAGAAATGGGAGAAACTGCAGGATGGCTCATTTATAGGACTTTTGATATTTGTCCACTGGATGTAGgaattgatgcaaaaaataaaatgctttgcAGAAGTGCATAATTGTGTATTAGGCTTGTAAAATCTgcaaagaaaactaaaaactaaGGTAAATCTTAAGAATTCATTAGCAACAACTTGTGATATATATTGTGATTCTATTTGCTATGAAAACCATTACAGCTTCAACTgaactgggagaaaaaaaaaatattccccaCACAATAAAGATTTATCAGCCAGGTAGctatggcatatgcctttaaggaggcagaggcaggcagatgtttgtgagttcaagacagcctggtctacagagtgagttacaggacagtgagggctacacagagaaacccggtctcgaACCACCCCCCtcaaaaagtttttcttttttttttttttgtcaacagtATCTTTCAAATATATGTTCACAGATCTATCTATgcataaatactttttttttttcaaggagaaGAACCACCCTGCAAAAAAAATGCAGTCTTTATATAAACCAGAAAATTCAAAATCAAAATGAACTCCTGGTCCAAATATGAGTTATGGGACATACCCTTTGAAACTGGTAGGGCTTCTCCTTCACTTTCCTATTCTAGTTCAGAGAGACCAGAGTCATTCATCTGACAAGGACAGAGCACCTAGCACATTCCAGATACCTGCTAGCTCTGTGGGGTACAAAAATGGCCTTTGGATGTCCTCAGGAAGCTTTCAGGTTGCCATGATGTAATGAAGAGGCACAGACTGGTATAGAGCACACAGGAAAGATACCTGGGCTTGGGTGAGGGCAAGGCATCCTTAGGAAGGTTTCTCAACGGGGTGGCTAAGACATATGGGTGTAGCAAGTACACTCTGCAACTGTATAAGAGCCTTTCTCTTCTCTACAGTTCAAACATTATtgtgaacagaaaagcaaagcagtaaaCTCTCTAACCCACAGCAGAATGACAGTAAAAGAGTATGTAGATCAAGCAGGAGAATGCAGAGGAGGATAAAGCTCTCTTTTCCAGTATTTGTAGGCCTTTAAGCTAccactttgtttaaaaaaaaaaaaaaaaaaaggagttactGGCCAACAACAAGCTTTGCTGAGCCTTGTTTGGAACCATGAGAACTATGTGGACCTGCACTGCAGGGCCTCTCTCTATCACCTGTGTGGATCCTGATGTGCTCGATGAGCCGGGCTGTCCCTTTGCTGGC
This is a stretch of genomic DNA from Meriones unguiculatus strain TT.TT164.6M chromosome 1, Bangor_MerUng_6.1, whole genome shotgun sequence. It encodes these proteins:
- the Ikzf5 gene encoding zinc finger protein Pegasus isoform X2, producing the protein MLVDGFERTFDGKLKCRYCNYASKGTARLIEHIRIHTGEKPHRCHLCPFASAYERHLEAHMRSHTGEKPYKCELCSFRCSDRSNLSHHRRRKHKMVPIKGTRSSLSSKKMWGVLQKKTSNLGYSRRALINLSPPSMVVQKPDYLNDFTHEIPNIQTDSYETMAKTTPTGGLPRDPQELMVDNPLNQLSTLAGQLSSLPPENQNPASPDVVPCPDEKPFMIQQPSAQAVVSAVSASIPQSSSPTSPEPRPSHSQRNYSPVAGPSSEPSAHTSTPSIGNSQPSTPAPTLPVQDPQLLHHCQHCDMYFADNILYTIHMGCHGYENPFQCNICGCKCKNKYDFACHFARGQHNQH
- the Ikzf5 gene encoding zinc finger protein Pegasus isoform X1, with amino-acid sequence MGEKKPEPLDFVKDFQEYLTQQTHHVNMISGSVSGDKEAETLQGAGTDGDQNGLDHPSVEVSLDENSGMLVDGFERTFDGKLKCRYCNYASKGTARLIEHIRIHTGEKPHRCHLCPFASAYERHLEAHMRSHTGEKPYKCELCSFRCSDRSNLSHHRRRKHKMVPIKGTRSSLSSKKMWGVLQKKTSNLGYSRRALINLSPPSMVVQKPDYLNDFTHEIPNIQTDSYETMAKTTPTGGLPRDPQELMVDNPLNQLSTLAGQLSSLPPENQNPASPDVVPCPDEKPFMIQQPSAQAVVSAVSASIPQSSSPTSPEPRPSHSQRNYSPVAGPSSEPSAHTSTPSIGNSQPSTPAPTLPVQDPQLLHHCQHCDMYFADNILYTIHMGCHGYENPFQCNICGCKCKNKYDFACHFARGQHNQH